A region of Thermobifida halotolerans DNA encodes the following proteins:
- a CDS encoding DUF58 domain-containing protein encodes MPTARGRLAAAGGLVLCVLGTLLGYRGVALLGALALLAVAGAALFVLGSRPTRVAVRRRVPLARTEPGRTVTVRLTVEGAGRAGPVRLRERVAGPGEEDEIVLTPTDLDPPGTGRLGAAYRLEPSLRGVVELGPLRVERTDALGLAAAGGRSGTVDRVLVHPRWRRLRALPTGHASTPDSVRGGGHVGGPTFRALRDYVPGDDIRHVHWRSTARSGRLLVREYSDTSDTRLTLLLDDRAAGGRERLDATAEAAACVAATAVLSRLPCDLVLASGPGADGGAGLPAVLDLLAAAAPAPNADLAAALRSLRPRSGGGAVVLVSDTLREADLREFAALRDRFPRLVAAAVGPDPRPGEVAGVTLVTARDAAEFDKVWNGAPWTR; translated from the coding sequence ATGCCGACCGCGAGGGGCCGCCTGGCCGCGGCCGGCGGACTGGTGCTCTGCGTCCTCGGAACCCTCCTCGGGTACCGGGGGGTCGCCCTGTTGGGCGCGCTCGCGCTTCTCGCCGTCGCGGGGGCGGCCCTGTTCGTGCTGGGCAGCCGTCCGACCCGGGTCGCGGTACGCCGGAGGGTTCCGCTGGCGCGCACCGAACCGGGGCGCACCGTCACGGTGCGCCTGACCGTGGAGGGCGCCGGGCGGGCGGGCCCGGTCCGGTTGCGCGAGCGCGTGGCCGGACCGGGGGAGGAGGACGAGATCGTCCTCACCCCGACCGACCTCGACCCGCCGGGGACGGGACGGCTGGGAGCGGCCTACCGCCTGGAGCCGTCCCTGCGGGGCGTCGTGGAACTCGGTCCGCTGCGCGTGGAGCGGACCGACGCCCTGGGGTTGGCGGCCGCGGGCGGGCGGAGCGGAACCGTGGACCGCGTCCTGGTGCACCCGCGCTGGCGGCGGTTGCGCGCGCTGCCGACCGGGCACGCCAGCACCCCCGACAGCGTGCGCGGCGGTGGACACGTCGGCGGCCCCACCTTCCGCGCGCTGCGCGACTACGTTCCGGGCGATGACATCCGCCATGTCCACTGGCGCAGCACGGCGCGCAGCGGCCGACTCCTGGTACGCGAGTACTCCGACACCTCCGACACGCGGCTGACCCTGCTGCTCGACGACCGGGCCGCCGGTGGACGGGAACGGCTCGACGCGACCGCCGAGGCGGCGGCCTGTGTCGCGGCGACCGCGGTCCTGTCCCGGCTGCCCTGCGACCTCGTGCTGGCCAGCGGCCCCGGGGCGGACGGGGGCGCCGGGCTCCCGGCCGTGCTCGACCTGCTGGCCGCGGCCGCCCCCGCGCCGAACGCCGACCTGGCGGCCGCGCTGCGGTCTTTGCGGCCCCGGAGCGGCGGCGGGGCGGTGGTGCTCGTCAGCGACACCCTGCGCGAGGCCGACCTGCGGGAGTTCGCGGCGCTGCGCGACCGCTTCCCGAGACTGGTGGCGGCGGCCGTGGGGCCGGACCCCCGTCCCGGTGAGGTGGCGGGCGTCACCCTGGTGACGGCGCGCGACGCCGCGGAGTTCGACAAGGTGTGGAACGGGGCCCCATGGACACGTTGA
- a CDS encoding fibronectin type III domain-containing protein — MRQRIAAAYAVARRAASTSTFLVLTIALACTLFGAGAIGRAVELYDGDVWLWSSPVGQLVRTDAHDGRVDLVTDVPESAGNRVEVTQTDDHLILHDLDTGRMTAVDLGEMAFSGRLDLGADGDHGVFLHGGYGVVVDRSAGEVRAIDPVTLTATGEALKLPAPLEGGAFDADGTLWVGVPSQGTVAGVRVADGTARADGAVGVSDPADDIVLTVRDRGPLVVNRSDGTIVEVRDGVAAETESPVDLADAVVPPRTSGPLAAVTVPEADAILTLAGPHEGAEITVVDAENVGSAAAVPYEGRVYLPGQDGAVRVFDADGGEAEPLEVPGAEGPLDLEVREGYLFVNDPDSGAALVVGPSGEDTEVEKYDEPPGPGGESTDGSEPGTGPGPGQQTPQPGQQEPSLPQEQDEEEPARAPLPPDLDPGTEPEDGVDPVLPEPTGPAPTPQPGAPGGVSPEIPASAPAAGAGAVGTVGGPTGGTPVGGEVTPLPGAPVPATASSGADGVTVTWQPAHSPASPVTGYVVSWDGGSTTVEGWQHSVVLDGLRDGVPYRFQVQAVNAHGHGSAAVSAPVVVGEQEPPPPTDVEVEVTGANSAMLTWTAAPGAHDYVVSGETAHHGAVAARTTTDTEIELAGLEPGGTYTFTVAARTGGGAQSTAVPAPTVTLPLLDPPENVWFAFSDTGQVYVYWTPVEGAVGYEVIPADDSLDLRDVAVGESVEVNGEQYQSTIYGDPDPGCHSFTVRAVDAAGTASGPSEPSNTECAGRRAHTPGEAGHQPTG, encoded by the coding sequence GTGCGACAGCGCATCGCCGCGGCGTACGCAGTGGCACGTCGGGCCGCCTCCACCAGCACGTTTCTCGTGCTCACGATCGCGCTGGCCTGCACGCTGTTCGGCGCGGGGGCGATCGGCCGCGCGGTGGAGCTCTACGACGGCGACGTGTGGCTGTGGAGCAGCCCGGTCGGCCAGTTGGTGCGCACCGACGCGCACGACGGGCGGGTCGACCTGGTCACCGACGTCCCCGAGTCCGCCGGAAACCGCGTCGAGGTCACCCAGACCGACGACCACCTGATCCTGCACGACCTCGACACCGGCCGCATGACCGCCGTCGACCTGGGGGAGATGGCGTTCTCCGGACGGCTCGACCTGGGCGCGGACGGGGACCACGGCGTCTTCCTCCACGGGGGGTACGGGGTCGTGGTCGACCGGAGCGCCGGAGAGGTGCGCGCGATCGACCCCGTCACCCTCACGGCCACCGGTGAGGCGCTGAAACTGCCCGCCCCGCTGGAGGGCGGGGCGTTCGACGCCGACGGCACGCTGTGGGTCGGCGTCCCCAGCCAGGGGACGGTCGCCGGGGTGCGGGTCGCCGACGGCACCGCGAGGGCCGACGGGGCGGTCGGGGTGTCCGACCCCGCGGACGACATCGTGCTCACCGTGCGGGACCGGGGTCCCCTCGTGGTGAACCGCTCCGACGGCACCATCGTCGAGGTGCGCGACGGCGTCGCGGCCGAGACCGAGTCCCCCGTCGACCTGGCGGACGCGGTCGTGCCGCCGCGCACCTCCGGCCCCCTGGCCGCGGTGACCGTCCCCGAGGCCGACGCCATCCTGACCCTGGCCGGTCCGCACGAGGGGGCCGAGATCACGGTGGTCGACGCCGAGAACGTCGGCTCCGCCGCGGCGGTCCCCTACGAGGGCCGCGTCTACCTGCCCGGGCAGGACGGCGCCGTCCGGGTGTTCGACGCCGACGGCGGCGAGGCCGAACCGCTGGAGGTGCCCGGCGCCGAGGGTCCCCTCGACCTGGAGGTGCGCGAGGGATACCTGTTCGTCAACGACCCCGACTCCGGTGCCGCGCTGGTCGTCGGTCCGTCCGGGGAGGACACCGAGGTCGAGAAGTACGACGAGCCCCCCGGCCCGGGCGGCGAGTCCACGGACGGCTCCGAACCCGGGACCGGCCCCGGTCCCGGGCAGCAGACGCCGCAACCGGGGCAGCAGGAGCCCTCCCTCCCGCAGGAGCAGGACGAGGAGGAGCCCGCACGGGCCCCGCTCCCGCCGGACCTGGACCCCGGAACCGAACCGGAGGACGGCGTCGACCCGGTCCTGCCCGAGCCCACCGGACCGGCGCCGACACCGCAGCCCGGAGCCCCCGGGGGCGTGTCGCCGGAAATCCCCGCGTCGGCCCCGGCGGCGGGCGCCGGGGCCGTGGGCACGGTGGGAGGTCCCACCGGGGGGACACCCGTCGGAGGAGAAGTCACCCCGCTCCCGGGAGCGCCCGTCCCGGCCACGGCGTCCTCCGGGGCCGACGGGGTGACCGTCACCTGGCAGCCCGCCCACTCCCCGGCCTCCCCCGTCACCGGCTACGTCGTGAGCTGGGACGGCGGCAGCACAACCGTGGAAGGGTGGCAGCACAGCGTGGTCCTCGACGGCCTGCGCGACGGCGTCCCGTACCGGTTCCAGGTCCAGGCGGTCAACGCCCACGGCCACGGAAGCGCGGCGGTGTCGGCGCCGGTCGTGGTCGGCGAACAGGAGCCCCCGCCCCCCACAGACGTGGAAGTCGAAGTCACCGGCGCCAACTCGGCCATGCTGACCTGGACCGCCGCCCCCGGAGCCCACGACTACGTCGTGTCCGGCGAGACCGCCCACCACGGCGCCGTCGCCGCCCGAACCACCACCGACACCGAGATCGAACTGGCCGGACTGGAACCGGGCGGAACCTACACGTTCACCGTCGCCGCACGCACCGGCGGCGGCGCGCAGAGCACAGCGGTCCCCGCCCCGACCGTGACGCTGCCGCTGCTGGACCCACCGGAGAACGTGTGGTTCGCGTTCAGCGACACCGGACAGGTCTATGTCTACTGGACGCCCGTGGAGGGCGCCGTGGGCTACGAGGTCATCCCGGCGGACGACTCGCTCGACCTCCGCGACGTCGCCGTGGGCGAGTCCGTGGAGGTCAACGGAGAGCAGTACCAGAGCACCATCTACGGGGATCCGGACCCGGGCTGCCACTCCTTCACCGTGCGAGCGGTGGACGCGGCCGGGACCGCCAGCGGCCCCAGCGAGCCCAGCAACACCGAATGCGCCGGTCGACGCGCCCACACTCCGGGTGAGGCCGGACACCAACCCACGGGATGA
- a CDS encoding AAA family ATPase has translation MTTTSNNDDTGWARASALSGTEANDHAATVDGIAAAIGSAVVGATEAARLALVALLCGGHVLVEDVPGVGKTRLARSLAASFGGSHRRVQFTPDLLPSDLTGVNVFNQETREFDFHAGPVFANVVVADEINRAAPKTQAALLEVMEEGLVTVDGVRYAVPDPFIVVATQNPVELDGTYRLPEAQLDRFLMRLSLGYPDRNAEFAIMRGGGLPEPESLKGSADAETLDRVRKAAARVHTADTVYGYVRDIAEATRSHPRLRLGLSPRATAALVGAARTYALTRGRPYVIPEDVQRLAAPVWAHRLVLTPEALVSGQTETDVLGEVLAGIAAPQPEQAVNR, from the coding sequence GTGACAACCACGAGCAACAACGACGACACCGGGTGGGCGCGCGCCTCCGCCCTCTCCGGGACGGAAGCCAACGACCACGCCGCCACCGTCGACGGCATCGCCGCCGCCATCGGCTCGGCCGTCGTCGGCGCGACCGAGGCGGCGCGCCTGGCGCTGGTGGCGCTGCTGTGCGGGGGGCACGTCCTCGTCGAGGACGTGCCGGGAGTGGGCAAGACACGACTGGCGCGCTCCCTCGCCGCGAGCTTCGGCGGCAGCCACCGCCGTGTGCAGTTCACCCCCGACCTGCTGCCCTCGGACCTCACCGGAGTGAACGTCTTCAACCAGGAGACCCGGGAGTTCGACTTCCACGCCGGTCCGGTCTTCGCCAACGTCGTGGTCGCCGACGAGATCAACCGCGCGGCCCCCAAGACCCAGGCGGCCCTCCTGGAGGTGATGGAGGAGGGGCTCGTCACCGTCGACGGCGTACGCTACGCCGTCCCCGACCCCTTCATCGTCGTCGCCACCCAGAACCCGGTGGAACTGGACGGAACATACCGGCTGCCGGAGGCGCAACTCGACCGGTTCCTGATGCGGCTGTCCCTCGGTTACCCCGACAGGAACGCCGAGTTCGCGATCATGCGGGGCGGCGGCCTGCCGGAGCCCGAAAGCCTGAAGGGAAGCGCCGACGCGGAGACGCTCGACCGCGTCCGGAAGGCGGCCGCCCGGGTCCACACGGCCGACACCGTCTACGGTTACGTCCGCGACATCGCCGAGGCCACCCGCAGCCACCCCCGGTTGCGGCTGGGACTGTCCCCCCGGGCGACCGCGGCGCTTGTCGGCGCGGCGCGCACGTACGCGCTCACCCGCGGACGCCCCTACGTCATCCCCGAGGACGTGCAGCGCCTCGCCGCCCCGGTGTGGGCGCACCGCCTGGTGCTCACCCCTGAAGCCCTGGTGAGCGGGCAGACGGAGACCGACGTGCTCGGTGAGGTCCTCGCCGGGATCGCGGCGCCGCAACCCGAGCAGGCGGTGAACCGCTGA
- a CDS encoding type IV toxin-antitoxin system AbiEi family antitoxin domain-containing protein, with amino-acid sequence MNRPELVSSLRELSDVAARQHGMVTAAQARRVGVDGAELARLTEAGLLVEPGWSVHQIAGSGTAPEHVYRYAAWMALDEERFAWERPTARHEDAVVSHESACEVLGISGPPAPVVVFTVNDERTALPGTALRRGTLRPDEVVVREGVAVTTAHRTIIDLVRDWNDPDGISKAMANAVRKDLVDLRDLYRDLAPLAAEYGFPGAGPKFVDYFLSRLPVTSLPPRNLLGYAALKFPDRVEKVRTALAAALEDMAGPDRDPGVAGPLAHDEEFGVEIAARVVGRAVLDE; translated from the coding sequence ATGAACCGACCAGAACTCGTCTCTTCCTTACGTGAACTGTCGGACGTGGCCGCACGGCAGCACGGGATGGTCACCGCGGCCCAAGCGCGCCGAGTCGGAGTGGACGGAGCGGAGTTGGCCCGCCTCACGGAGGCTGGCCTGCTCGTGGAACCGGGGTGGAGCGTCCACCAGATCGCCGGCAGCGGTACCGCCCCCGAGCACGTGTACAGGTACGCGGCGTGGATGGCACTCGACGAGGAACGTTTCGCCTGGGAGCGTCCCACCGCACGCCACGAGGACGCCGTGGTGTCGCACGAGTCGGCCTGCGAGGTCCTCGGAATCAGCGGTCCCCCCGCGCCCGTGGTGGTGTTCACGGTCAACGACGAGCGGACCGCCCTACCGGGAACGGCTCTCAGGAGGGGAACCCTGCGGCCCGACGAGGTGGTCGTGCGGGAGGGCGTCGCGGTGACCACGGCCCATCGCACGATCATCGACCTGGTCCGCGACTGGAATGATCCGGACGGCATTTCCAAGGCCATGGCCAACGCGGTCCGCAAGGACCTGGTGGACCTGCGCGACCTGTACCGCGACTTGGCGCCCCTGGCCGCCGAGTACGGATTCCCCGGCGCCGGGCCGAAGTTCGTGGACTACTTCCTGAGCCGCCTGCCGGTCACCTCGCTGCCGCCGCGCAACCTCCTGGGCTACGCCGCGCTCAAGTTCCCTGACCGGGTGGAGAAGGTGCGCACCGCACTGGCGGCGGCACTGGAGGACATGGCCGGTCCGGACCGGGACCCAGGAGTGGCCGGACCGCTCGCCCATGACGAGGAGTTCGGCGTGGAAATCGCGGCTCGGGTGGTCGGAAGAGCGGTGCTCGATGAGTAG